From one Mytilus edulis chromosome 1, xbMytEdul2.2, whole genome shotgun sequence genomic stretch:
- the LOC139512079 gene encoding histone acetyltransferase KAT2A-like isoform X1, translating to MSDANSSDPLQNGTDLQQTNKGPTQSTTGEMSRPNNLQRIAQKKAMVRGYPRNKKLEKLAVYSSCKSESCKCNGWKNPNPPPTPPRVDVSQPLASLTDPCRSCGHTLGNHVSHLENTAEEELNRLLRIVVDVENLFICVHKEEDSETKQVYFYLFKLLRKCILNMSNPTIEGPLGNPPFEKPSIAKGVTNFVLYKFGHLAQREWQTMYDLAKMFLHCLNHWKLETPTSRQQHAGSEDMATYKVNYTRWLCYCHVPAFCDSLPRYETTLIFGRTLLRSVFQTMRRQLLDKFRAEKEKMPPEKRTLVLTHFPRFLSMLEEEVYGANSPIWDVEFSQNAANMATSPPTTPTTPTQATGMSGLSRFTTSGTLPTQSASIGETFTAITSPSSTPGRRSSRSDTGGSELKRKLEESFTIEDVKRRRIDGDVLPEVVAEIVATITEPEKMLGPDSSMFPAHAARDEAARQEESKGVIEFHVVGNSLSHKPTRQTLIWLIGLQNVFSHQLPRMPKEYITRLVFDPKHKCLALIKDMKVIGGICFRMFPSQGFTEIVFCAVTSNEQVKGYGTHMMNHLKDYHLKHSIIHFLTFADEYAIGYFKKQGFSKEIKLPKSAYLGYIKDYEGATLMGCELNPKICYTNFSSVIRKQKEIVKKIIERKQKQMEKVYPGLKCFKEGVRQIPIESIPGLQEMGWKATPEENPEPPMDPDQQLTVLKTMLNQVRAHSSAWPFLKPVEKNEAPDYYEHIKFPMDLKTMGDRIKNRYYCHKKLFMADINRIFTNCRSYNKPDTEYYKCANVTEKFFQTKWKDAGLGEKT from the exons atgaGTGACGCAAATTCTAGCGATCCACTTCAAAATGGAACAGATTTACAGCAAACAAATAAAGGTCCTACACAGTCTACGACAGGCGAAATGTCTAGACCGAACAATCTACAAAGAATTGCACAAAAGAAAGCTATGGTTCGGGGATACCCCAGGAACAAAAAATTGGAAAAGCTAGCTGTTTATTCGTCTTGCAAG TCTGAATCCTGTAAATGTAATGGCTGGAAGAACCCCAATCCACCACCAACCCCACCAAGAGTGGATGTGTCACAACCTCTGGCCAGTCTGACAGATCCATGCAGGAGTTGTGGACACACATTAG GTAACCATGTGTCACATTTGGAGAACACAGCTGAGGAGGAACTGAATAGACTACTGAGGATAGTCGTGGACGTGGAGAATCTGTTTATCTGTGTACATAAAGAGGAGGACTCAGAAACTAAACAAGTCTACTTCTATTTATTTAAG TTATTAAGGAAATGTATATTGAACATGAGTAACCCTACTATAGAAGGACCATTAGGAAACCCACCTTTTGAAAAGCCAAGCATTGCTAAG GGTGTGACAAATTTTGTATTGTATAAGTTTGGACATCTTGCACAGAGAGAATGGCAAACAATGTATGACTTAGCTAAGATGTTTCTACATTGTTTAAACCACTGGAAATTAGAAACACCTACAAGTCGACAACAGCATGCTGGATCTGAAGATATGGCTACATACAAAGTTAATTATACCAG atgGTTGTGTTACTGCCATGTACCAGCTTTCTGTGACAGTCTTCCAAGATAtgaaacaactttgatatttggTAGAACATTGCTGAGATCTGTATTTCAAACTATGAGAAGGCAACTCCTGGATAAGTTTAGAGCTGAGAAAGAGAAAATGCCACCAGAGAAGAGGACACTTGTTTTAACACACTTTCCAag ATTCCTTTCCATGTTAGAGGAAGAAGTTTATGGTGCTAACTCACCAATATGGGACGTTGAATTTTCACAGAATGCTGCAAACATGGCAACTTCTCCACCTACCACAC CCACCACACCTACACAAGCTACAGGAATGAGTGGACTAAGTCGTTTCACAACATCTGGTACCCTGCCAACCCAGTCAGCTTCCATAGGAGAAACATTTACTGCCATCACCTCCCCTAGCTCTACACCAGGAAGAAGGTCCTCTAGATCGGACACAGGTg GCAGTGAACTAAAGAGAAAGTTAGAAGAATCTTTTACGATAGAGGATGTAAAGAGAAGGAGGATAGATGGGGATGTATTACCTGAAGTGGTGGCTGAGATTGTGGCTACTATTACAGAACCAGAGAAAATGTTAGGACCAGAT tcctCCATGTTTCCTGCCCATGCTGCCAGAGACGAGGCTGCTAGACAAGAGGAATCTAAAGGTGTTATAGAATTCCATGTTGTAGGGAACAGTCTGAGTCATAAACCAACCCGACAGACATTGATATGGTTGATTGGGTTACAAAATGTCTTCTCTCATCAATTACCCAGAATGCCCAAagaatatattacaagactggtGTTTGATCC gaaacataaatgtttggctttgatcAAGGATATGAAGGTTATTGGAGGGATTTGTTTCAGGATGTTTCCATCTCAAGGTTTTACAGAAATTGTATTCTGTGCAGTCACATCAAATGAACAAGTGAAG gGATATGGAACACATATGATGAATCATTTAAAGGACTACCACCTGAAACACAGTATTATACATTTCCTGACATTTGCTGATGAGTATGCTATAGGATACTTTAAGAAACAG gGATTTTCCAAGGAGATAAAGCTACCAAAATCTGCATATTTAGGTTACATAAAGGATTATGAAGGAGCCACCTTGATGGGATGTGAATTGAATCCTAAAATATGTTATACAAACTTTTCTAGTGTTATCAGGAAACAGAAAGAG ATTGTAAAAAAGATTATAGAGAGAAAACAGAAACAGATGGAGAAAGTGTATCCTGGTCTGAAATGTTTTAAAGAAGGTGTACGACAGATTCCTATAGAAAGTATACCTGGTTTACAGGAGATGGGATGGAAAGCTACACCTGAAGAAAA CCCAGAGCCACCAATGGACCCTGACCAGCAGTTAACGGTGCTAAAAACAATGTTAAATCAAGTCAGA gCTCATTCCAGTGCCTGGCCATTCTTAAAACCTGTGGAGAAAAATGAAGCCCCAGACTATTATGAACACATAAAATTCCCAATGG atttaaaaaccATGGGAGATAGAATAAAGAATCGGTACTATTGTCATAAGAAATTATTCATGGCAGATATTAACAGAATTTTTACTAACTGTCGATCTTACAATAAACCGGATACAGAGTATTATAAGTGTGCCAATGTTACAGAAAAATTCTTCCAAACAAAATGGAAAGATGCTGGATTAGGAGAGAAAACATGA
- the LOC139512079 gene encoding histone acetyltransferase KAT2A-like isoform X2 — protein MSDANSSDPLQNGTDLQQTNKGPTQSTTGEMSRPNNLQRIAQKKAMVRGYPRNKKLEKLAVYSSCKSESCKCNGWKNPNPPPTPPRVDVSQPLASLTDPCRSCGHTLGNHVSHLENTAEEELNRLLRIVVDVENLFICVHKEEDSETKQVYFYLFKLLRKCILNMSNPTIEGPLGNPPFEKPSIAKGVTNFVLYKFGHLAQREWQTMYDLAKMFLHCLNHWKLETPTSRQQHAGSEDMATYKVNYTRWLCYCHVPAFCDSLPRYETTLIFGRTLLRSVFQTMRRQLLDKFRAEKEKMPPEKRTLVLTHFPRFLSMLEEEVYGANSPIWDVEFSQNAANMATSPPTTPTTPTQATGMSGLSRFTTSGTLPTQSASIGETFTAITSPSSTPGRRSSRSDTGSELKRKLEESFTIEDVKRRRIDGDVLPEVVAEIVATITEPEKMLGPDSSMFPAHAARDEAARQEESKGVIEFHVVGNSLSHKPTRQTLIWLIGLQNVFSHQLPRMPKEYITRLVFDPKHKCLALIKDMKVIGGICFRMFPSQGFTEIVFCAVTSNEQVKGYGTHMMNHLKDYHLKHSIIHFLTFADEYAIGYFKKQGFSKEIKLPKSAYLGYIKDYEGATLMGCELNPKICYTNFSSVIRKQKEIVKKIIERKQKQMEKVYPGLKCFKEGVRQIPIESIPGLQEMGWKATPEENPEPPMDPDQQLTVLKTMLNQVRAHSSAWPFLKPVEKNEAPDYYEHIKFPMDLKTMGDRIKNRYYCHKKLFMADINRIFTNCRSYNKPDTEYYKCANVTEKFFQTKWKDAGLGEKT, from the exons atgaGTGACGCAAATTCTAGCGATCCACTTCAAAATGGAACAGATTTACAGCAAACAAATAAAGGTCCTACACAGTCTACGACAGGCGAAATGTCTAGACCGAACAATCTACAAAGAATTGCACAAAAGAAAGCTATGGTTCGGGGATACCCCAGGAACAAAAAATTGGAAAAGCTAGCTGTTTATTCGTCTTGCAAG TCTGAATCCTGTAAATGTAATGGCTGGAAGAACCCCAATCCACCACCAACCCCACCAAGAGTGGATGTGTCACAACCTCTGGCCAGTCTGACAGATCCATGCAGGAGTTGTGGACACACATTAG GTAACCATGTGTCACATTTGGAGAACACAGCTGAGGAGGAACTGAATAGACTACTGAGGATAGTCGTGGACGTGGAGAATCTGTTTATCTGTGTACATAAAGAGGAGGACTCAGAAACTAAACAAGTCTACTTCTATTTATTTAAG TTATTAAGGAAATGTATATTGAACATGAGTAACCCTACTATAGAAGGACCATTAGGAAACCCACCTTTTGAAAAGCCAAGCATTGCTAAG GGTGTGACAAATTTTGTATTGTATAAGTTTGGACATCTTGCACAGAGAGAATGGCAAACAATGTATGACTTAGCTAAGATGTTTCTACATTGTTTAAACCACTGGAAATTAGAAACACCTACAAGTCGACAACAGCATGCTGGATCTGAAGATATGGCTACATACAAAGTTAATTATACCAG atgGTTGTGTTACTGCCATGTACCAGCTTTCTGTGACAGTCTTCCAAGATAtgaaacaactttgatatttggTAGAACATTGCTGAGATCTGTATTTCAAACTATGAGAAGGCAACTCCTGGATAAGTTTAGAGCTGAGAAAGAGAAAATGCCACCAGAGAAGAGGACACTTGTTTTAACACACTTTCCAag ATTCCTTTCCATGTTAGAGGAAGAAGTTTATGGTGCTAACTCACCAATATGGGACGTTGAATTTTCACAGAATGCTGCAAACATGGCAACTTCTCCACCTACCACAC CCACCACACCTACACAAGCTACAGGAATGAGTGGACTAAGTCGTTTCACAACATCTGGTACCCTGCCAACCCAGTCAGCTTCCATAGGAGAAACATTTACTGCCATCACCTCCCCTAGCTCTACACCAGGAAGAAGGTCCTCTAGATCGGACACAG GCAGTGAACTAAAGAGAAAGTTAGAAGAATCTTTTACGATAGAGGATGTAAAGAGAAGGAGGATAGATGGGGATGTATTACCTGAAGTGGTGGCTGAGATTGTGGCTACTATTACAGAACCAGAGAAAATGTTAGGACCAGAT tcctCCATGTTTCCTGCCCATGCTGCCAGAGACGAGGCTGCTAGACAAGAGGAATCTAAAGGTGTTATAGAATTCCATGTTGTAGGGAACAGTCTGAGTCATAAACCAACCCGACAGACATTGATATGGTTGATTGGGTTACAAAATGTCTTCTCTCATCAATTACCCAGAATGCCCAAagaatatattacaagactggtGTTTGATCC gaaacataaatgtttggctttgatcAAGGATATGAAGGTTATTGGAGGGATTTGTTTCAGGATGTTTCCATCTCAAGGTTTTACAGAAATTGTATTCTGTGCAGTCACATCAAATGAACAAGTGAAG gGATATGGAACACATATGATGAATCATTTAAAGGACTACCACCTGAAACACAGTATTATACATTTCCTGACATTTGCTGATGAGTATGCTATAGGATACTTTAAGAAACAG gGATTTTCCAAGGAGATAAAGCTACCAAAATCTGCATATTTAGGTTACATAAAGGATTATGAAGGAGCCACCTTGATGGGATGTGAATTGAATCCTAAAATATGTTATACAAACTTTTCTAGTGTTATCAGGAAACAGAAAGAG ATTGTAAAAAAGATTATAGAGAGAAAACAGAAACAGATGGAGAAAGTGTATCCTGGTCTGAAATGTTTTAAAGAAGGTGTACGACAGATTCCTATAGAAAGTATACCTGGTTTACAGGAGATGGGATGGAAAGCTACACCTGAAGAAAA CCCAGAGCCACCAATGGACCCTGACCAGCAGTTAACGGTGCTAAAAACAATGTTAAATCAAGTCAGA gCTCATTCCAGTGCCTGGCCATTCTTAAAACCTGTGGAGAAAAATGAAGCCCCAGACTATTATGAACACATAAAATTCCCAATGG atttaaaaaccATGGGAGATAGAATAAAGAATCGGTACTATTGTCATAAGAAATTATTCATGGCAGATATTAACAGAATTTTTACTAACTGTCGATCTTACAATAAACCGGATACAGAGTATTATAAGTGTGCCAATGTTACAGAAAAATTCTTCCAAACAAAATGGAAAGATGCTGGATTAGGAGAGAAAACATGA